The Ancylobacter sp. SL191 nucleotide sequence CATTGCGAACCTCGTCGGCAATGCGTTGCGCTATGGCGAGCGTGCCTTCGCCCGCATCGATGCCAGCGGCTCGCCTGTGGTGCTGGTCATAGAGGATGAGGGCCCCGGCATCCCCGCCGAGGAGCGCGAGCGCGTCTTCGAGCCGTTCCATCGGCTGGAGTCCTCGCGCAATCGCGACAGCGGCGGGACGGGCCTCGGCCTGACCATCGTCCGCCGGCTGGTCGAGCGGCACGGCGGCAGTGTCGAGCTGGACACCAGCTGGCGCGGGGGGCTTGCCGTCCGGGTCCGGTTGCCGCGGGCGGAACCTGCGGGCTGATACAAATCGACATGCCGCGGTTCGAGCGGCGATACCTTGGCTGCTCACCCTTGCCGCCTCAGCAACGGCAAAGGACTTGATGCCATGAGAGCCACATTCCCGACCAGACTGAGCACACGGATGGCCGGCGCAGCGGTCGTCCTCGGCGTCGCCGCCGCGGCCATACCCACATTCGGGAGCGCGCGGGAACTGACAGGGCCCGCCGGGCCCTGGGCATGCGAGCCGGAGCCGTTCGTGAGCGAACCGGGTCCGGCCTTCGATCCGACCGCCGTTCGGCTCATTGCCGGCCTGCTCCTCTCGGCGCAGGAAACCGCGCTCGGCATCCGGAGCGACCAGATGGATGCCTGGCGCGGCTACACAACGGCGCTCATCGCGCTTATGCCCTCAGGCGAGCGGCTCGGGCGCTGGACGGAGGAGAAGCAGCGCGCCGAGGCACAGGCTTTCGACCTCGCGCAGGACCTTGCCAGTGCCGCCATCGAGCGGGCGGAGAAGGCCCGTGTGTTGCAAGAGGCCGTTTCCAAGCTGAAGGCGGCGCTGACGCCTGAGCAGATGCGCATGGCCAAGCTGATGCAGGAGAGCCTGGTCGAGCGTATCGTCCGTTTCCTGGAATGGCGCCGCAGCGAGGCGCCCGGCATGCCGCTCTGACGGTCGCGCGCCGACAAAAAAGGGCCGGGAGCGCAGGCTCCCGGCCTTCTTTATCGGGTGACGCCCGATCACCAGCGCTGGAAGCTGCGCGAACCGGTGTGCACAGCGCCGCCGGGACCGGTGACCGTCCGATTGGCCGTGCAGCCCTGTCCGGCGGCGCAGCTGCGCGTGCGCGTTGCGGTGCCTCCCCGAGGGCCTTCCGTGCTCCGGGTGGAGGTGCAGGCCCCGCTGGTGCAGGTGCGGGTCTGCGCCGTTGAGCCGCCATAGACGCCGGTGGCGCCGCGAAGACCGACGCAGGTGCCGCCCGCGCAAGTGAGCGAGCGGTTGGCCGACGTCACGCGCGGCGGCCCATAGGGCGGATAGGCACCCCAGCGCCCATACCAGGGATAGGCGACATAGTGGCGATCCCAATAGACCCGGTTGAAGGACACGACGGTGATGCCGACCACCGGCGCCACCGGCGCGGTGAGCACAACCGGCGCCCCACGATAGATCACCTGGATGTAGTTCGCCGCCACCCAGCCGCGATACGGGCCGAAGCTGATGTCGCACCAGCTATAGCCGGAGACGCAGCCAAAGGTGGTGATGGCAGCGCCTGTCGGCACGACCGTGACCGTGGGATAGACGGTCGACGGACCGGCGCGAAGATTGACGTTGGTGACGGCGACGGCCGTGGTGGCGGCACTGGCAACCGGCGCGGCGAGAGCCAGAGCGGCAGCAAATATGATCTTCCCGAGCATGGCGGAACCCTGGTTCAGGTGGCCGGAAGCGGCCTCTGTTTACCCACCGACCTTTCTGGGTCTTGGATATCGCCGGGGTGTCTCGACCGGGTTTCAAATTGTGACAGTCATTGCGGAGCGAGCGCGGTAGCCATCTGAGTGATCGACCAACGGTCACACGTTATGCGGCGACTGTCGGGACCGCCGAAGCGCGCGGGATCCGAACGAGACTGAAGCGCGGGTTTATCACGGATATGTTTGTCGACCTGCGGGCGACGCACGCCGTCTAAGCACCTTGTTGGGCATTCTCTAAATAAGCGCAATTTCAACGACATAGGTGTTCGCAGTTTCGCCTTGGTCGGCGCGCCACTTCCGTACAAGGTCGCGAACACCCGAATGGGTGGCGCGGTCGGCGAGTAAGGCCCTTTCCAGCACCGACCTTGATCCGTGGATCCGCACGAGTTGCTGGTCGACTTCGACCGATCAGCGCTCACAGATAGGCTTTGCGGAACGGTGCCTCGCCCCCGGTGATATTCGAGCGTATGAGCTGCCCGAAGCGGGCGAGCTTATCCGAATCGAGCCGGCTTGCGGCGGCACCCTGATTCTCGATCCGCTCCAGCGCCGAATGTGCACGGTCCCGATCTGCCTTGAGCTTGGCAATCTGCTCCTTGAGCATCTCGTCGGGCTCAGTGATGCCGTCGGGCTGCCGTTCCGCTGTTTGTTCTTTGGCCGTTGGATATTTCCCAAACGGTCTTAAGCGATGGCTGCGCCATCGCGTCCGAGATCCGGCGCCCTCGAGTGCCTTGCCGCTCAAGATGCGGTCCGAGGATTAGCCGCGCCAGCCGCGCGAGTAACCGATCGCCCGCGTAAATCGTTGGCGGTCGGCGTCCGACACCGATCCATCCGGTTCGAAGCGGCGGGCTTTGGCTCGCACCCGGCCAACCTCCACGCCGCAGAGTTCGGCCAAGCCGAGCGCGGTCATCTCGTGCAGAGTCGGCACTAGCACAGTTCGTCTGGACGCCGCGGCAAGGAAGCCGGCGAAATAGCGGCTCTGGGAGAGGCCGCCATCAATGGAAAGCGTCGTGATCGCCCCGGCATAGTTGGCTGCCGGCTCGATGAGGCCGACGGTGAGAAGCGCGATCCCCTCCAGCGCCGCACGCACCATGTCGCGCCGATCCGTCGCCGCGTCCATGCCGATGAAGAGCGGCGCGGCGTGCCGATCCCAATAAGGAGCGGCGAGCCCTGAAAGGGCCGGCACGAAGACAAGGCCCCGGCTCAGAACGGAAGGCCCCTCGAAGCCGTCGAGTTCCTGCGGATGCTGATAGAGGCCGAGCCGGCGCAGCCATTCCAGCGCAGCTCCGGCATCATAGACGCCGCCTTCGAGGGCGAAGACTGGCCCCTCCCCCACCCGCTGCCAGGCGATGGTGGGCAGGAGACCGTCGAGCGTTGGCCGCTGCGCTCCGGTAATGGCAAGCAGGAAGGCCCCGGTGCCGAAGGTGATCTTCACCTCGCCCGGGGCGCGGCAGCCATGGCCATAGAGCGCGGCCTGCTGGTCGACGATGGAGGCCTTGATCGGCACGCCATCGACGGCGCCGAACCCGGCATCGACCGCGCGGATCGGCGGCAGGGCCTCGATCGGAACCCCGTGCAGGGCGCAGAGGTCCGCGCTCCAGGTTAGAGTCGCGAGGTCGAGCAGGCCGGTGCGCGACGCCGTTGCCAGATCGGTCGCGAAGGTTCCGGTCAGCCGCTCCAGGAAGAAGGCGTCGGTGGTGCCGAGGCGCAGGCGCCGCTGTGCGTGGGCCGCCTTCACGACGGGGCTCTCCCGCATCAGCCAACCGAGCTTGCTGGCGGAGAAATACGGGTCGAGCGGCAGGCCGGAGATCGCCTGAGAGCGCGCCTGCACCGCCGCGCCAAGCCCGGCCAACTCGTCGGCGGTGCGGGCATCCTGCCACACAATGACATTTGAGAGCGGTGCGCCGGTCACTGCGTCCCAGGCGAGGCAGCTCTCGCCCTGATTGGCGAGCGCGATGGCATCGACCGGCCCGGCGGCGGCGAGGAGGGCGCGGATATTGGTAATTAGCTCCTCTGGGTCATGCTCGACCCAGCCGGAGGCGGGGTACCACTGCGCGTGCGTGCGGCTCCCGGCAAGTTCCGCCGCGCCATCGTCGGCGACAACGAGGCAGCGTGTGGAGGTCGTGCCCTGGTCGATGGCGGCGACGCGCATCAGCCTTCCTCGCTCAGCCGGAAGTGGATGGAACTTGCCGCGAAGGCCGAGGTGGGGATCGGGACAAGGATGCGGCGCTCAGGGAGGAAGAGCTTGCGCGCCCACCAAACCTCACCCCCGTCAATCTCCAGCACCAGACGCCCGCGCACCGCACGGGTGACGCGCAGCTGGAAATCGGCCAGTGCCGGCTCGCGGACGCCGGGGCGGATGAGGCTCGGCACGACCAGCTTGATCGGTTCGTCAAAACTGACGGCAACCGGCGCTTCCGCGCAGGGCGCGCCCAAGAGGTCGCGCACCAGCGCCCGGCCGATCGCGCGCCCCTCGCGGAACGACCATCCGCCGGTCTCGACCGCGCGCAGGAGATTGCCAGCGGCAAAACAGAAGGGATCGCGCGTGCGCCCCTCCTGATCGACGGCTGGCCCGGCGCTGCCGCGATCCACGCCCAGCGGCGATTGCAGGAAAAGCGCCGATTCCGGGGTAAATCGGCCGGTGAGCAGCACGCCGTCGCAGGCGACTTCCTCCCGGCGACCAT carries:
- a CDS encoding SH3 domain-containing protein, which gives rise to MLGKIIFAAALALAAPVASAATTAVAVTNVNLRAGPSTVYPTVTVVPTGAAITTFGCVSGYSWCDISFGPYRGWVAANYIQVIYRGAPVVLTAPVAPVVGITVVSFNRVYWDRHYVAYPWYGRWGAYPPYGPPRVTSANRSLTCAGGTCVGLRGATGVYGGSTAQTRTCTSGACTSTRSTEGPRGGTATRTRSCAAGQGCTANRTVTGPGGAVHTGSRSFQRW
- a CDS encoding FGGY family carbohydrate kinase gives rise to the protein MRVAAIDQGTTSTRCLVVADDGAAELAGSRTHAQWYPASGWVEHDPEELITNIRALLAAAGPVDAIALANQGESCLAWDAVTGAPLSNVIVWQDARTADELAGLGAAVQARSQAISGLPLDPYFSASKLGWLMRESPVVKAAHAQRRLRLGTTDAFFLERLTGTFATDLATASRTGLLDLATLTWSADLCALHGVPIEALPPIRAVDAGFGAVDGVPIKASIVDQQAALYGHGCRAPGEVKITFGTGAFLLAITGAQRPTLDGLLPTIAWQRVGEGPVFALEGGVYDAGAALEWLRRLGLYQHPQELDGFEGPSVLSRGLVFVPALSGLAAPYWDRHAAPLFIGMDAATDRRDMVRAALEGIALLTVGLIEPAANYAGAITTLSIDGGLSQSRYFAGFLAAASRRTVLVPTLHEMTALGLAELCGVEVGRVRAKARRFEPDGSVSDADRQRFTRAIGYSRGWRG